The sequence GTGAAATGGGTGTCTCTCAGGCAGTATCTCTTggatataatttatttctcttttccagtgcctcactaaTGGTTCGATGGCTGAAGTCTGTTTTTACCGTACATGCATCCTACCTTTCCACAGtaagtatttttcattcatgCCCATGCACTTAAGTAAAACTACGTTTAAATGCTtcaataaatgtattttctttcttcaagaATCTCTCTTCTGCTCTCTGCATACAGCAGTGCCCAAATCAATGTATAGAGAGCTTTGCTTACACCACTTTTGCTGAACCTACTGTACATTGCTGATAAATTGTTTTTCTCAGTCATTCGTGACATAATTATAGCCATCCCAAAGTCAAACTAAGATAAGTTATGTCACCTCTGTGAGAGGGAACAAAATTACTGCCAAAGAGTAATCTAGCCTGTTAGATCTTACAGAACtaaattttctttgttcttatAATGCTCATATTGAGGCTGTCTTGGGCATGGCCAGATTTATAGGGTAAGGGTATGCCAAAGCTGGCAGGGTAGGAAGTAATGCTGTAGTTTCTGGACTGAAGTCCAGCCTTGCCTTACAAGTGATGGATGGAAACTCTTGCTGGGTTAAGAAAGAGACCTTTGGGCAGTGTCAGTCCTTTCTGCCATTTGTTATAGcattgctgagcagcagaactTGCACCATTGCTGAGGCTGCATTCGGACACTGGTGTATGTTCACAGCTTTCTGAACAGTGCTTTGCCCCTGCGTGTggcagggactgggaaggagaaggaggctAAGAACTGCCATGATTTAAAAGTAGATGGTACTTCTAAACATGGCTAAGTGTTAATTGGTCAGGCTGCAGGTGATTCCTCAGCTCTCCCTTCTGTCTAGAATAAAGTAAGCAAGTGTTGCTTGCTCCAAACATAcaaaagtagtttaaaaaaaacaaaaacatttggGATGTGTTTGTTAACAGCTtcgttttgtttttttttttaatccgTCTCTTCTCCCAAGTTGCCAGACCTTATTCCTCAGCTGGGAATGTTGTACCAGTTGATGGAGAGCAGAGTAAAAACTTTGCAAAAGCTTTCCCGTCTGCATGGAAGACTCTTCATTCTTGTCACCCAGGTGAGCTTCAGCTACATAACATGGGATGTGCAGGGGTGTTGTTTGACTGCCTGTTGGAGTTGCATCTGATGTGATGCGTCCTGGGCACTTAATGCAGCTGCTGTTCAGGGATGCTGGTAATGCTCAGAGCAGGCCATTAATTGGCTGTGCTGTCAGTCCCTGCTCACTGGGACTGTTTTGTCCTGTCAAATACATCTGCTCACCCATAGAATTTGAAAGAGGAGTAAATAGGAGGCACTGGGCCACTTTGGAGCAGATGCGCCTCTGATTTTACTTTGTCATTTGTGCTTCTTTGGCTGTTAAACCAGCACTGTAAGTGAATTAATGTGTGCTGAATTAATGTAGATTTCATTTACATTGTTAGGAGTTTTGTTGTCTTTTAAGGttgaaatatattatttaatttaaggCTAATCTTCAAATTCCATTTAGGTTGCAGCATCACAAACAGTTCAGGATGTACCCGAGGTTAATCAGACTGCAAAGCTGGTCTATGAGGATGGTAAGTGTTACATGCTAAGTGTACTTCATCTCCTGAATTCACATGACTGCTTACACTTGATGGCTGTTCATTATCCACCTCTGCTTATCTACCAGTGTACAGTCTGCAGATTGAGGGGTTTTGTGAGATGTCCATGGCAGGAAAATTAGTGGCTAATGATGTAGACATCTTGTAGTTAGTTACTCCTTCCTTGCCTTCCTTTTATCTCCTTTAGTTCCCTCCCAGCCTTGCTTCACAAATGAAGAAATCAGTGAATTGGAAATCCAGTGTGCTTCTTTAACTTACCTGGTAACCTAAAATTTCTAATGTTACCTGCCCTTGTGTTCAGGTAGATACAGTGAAGGCACTGCTGTGTTTGAGTCAGCAGGACATCAGTGTAGGGGATGTCcatgtgtgtgagtgtgtacttcagtttggcttttttcctgctgcatctTCACCTGTGTACTGGTAACAGAAGTGACCTGGTCTTAACTGGTGTTGGTTACCTCATCTCCAGGTAGAAACAGTTTTGGTGTGGAAATAGCACAGTTTGAACACTTGGCAGCACGTGGGACTGGACTTTGTTTGTACAATGACATTTCAAAGCCTGTTCCCTAGACTGAGAGattgctttctttttgcagaGTCCTCAGAGGAGGAAGGCTCAGATGATGAGATGATTGCAGATAAAGACTCTGACGTAAGTGGAGTTGGACCAGATCTTCTCCCATTTGCTTGTAGCAGAATGGTGTGACTGACAAAGGTTCAaacatttctgggttttttttcccccaggaaaactgggatgaagatgaagaaaaagaggaacaaTCTGATGAACAAGACATGACTGTTGAAAAGGAAATCAATGGTGATTCTGATTTGGAACCAGAAAATGAAAGTGAAGAAGAGTAACAGCACGAAAGAGTAATTTTAGCGGTTTGAACAAGTGGGCCACCAAGCTCTTTGATTCTGGATCCTGTTGCTGAAAGATGCTGTACTTGCATATCAGGAGTGCAGAACATTGCACAGCCTGTGTGCAGAGGCACCTGTGGGGCACTGCATTTCTGAATCCAGAATGTTTAACCGTGCCAGCCTTCTCTCGCCCTCCTTCCCTGCGCTTACTTAGAGAAACATTTCCTCCACCTCCTGGTCAGATTATGCCTGTCATGCGGACATGCATTTGTATCTCAAGTGAAATAAATCTGCCACCGCTGTTTGTGTGGGAAACTTGGTTCAGCTTTACATTGaatttgtttcaaatattcAAGGATCAAAGACAACTGGTCTGTACCTTCTTTCCATGCTTCAGTTAGCAATAGCAAGTGGGCatccttctgatttttttttaaaaaaaaggaaactgaaaaaaggaaaaacagatatttttgtaatatttaaattctgtcctgaaattcttttctttcccccctttcaTTGGCTTAGCCATATGTTGGCAATATGTAAATGCCAACTTGacttaaaaatggatttttccttttttttaaacaaatttgaACTCAAGACTTTTATATGTATAAATCAACGACTTTTCTTGTGCTTTAAAAGGACATTAGAACTATCACTGGCtcctaattttgttttaatggagGCTGTATATAAGTTTAATGCTAACCCAGAGGCCAGACCAAGTTGTGTtgggtggggagaggggagtgacacagggaaaggagaaggtgAATGCTTGTGAATACATAGCACAGAGCTATACCTTTCTTACAGATTTTTAATCTTTCAGTGGCAGAACAAGGACAGCTATTTGCTCAGCTAACGGAAGCTGAAGTGgtgcaaacacatttttaagaGCAAAACAAGGTAAAGGTTTGAGCCATTCACCACTATAATGTACAATAATATATTTGTCTATAAATGGAGCTGTTGCAACTAAATACCACCCTCTTTGTAAAGTGAATAAATATACATCTCTTTTACCAAATACCTGTCCTGTGGTGTTTGTTGAGAGAGACCTTAGGTAGCTTCAGGTGGTGGTTAAAGATGAAATGCTGCTTGTAGAAAGCAGATTTCTagtggaggaggaaggcagcCTAAAAGGTTATGATGTTCTGCAAAGCATCTGTTGTTACAGACTTCTTGTCTCCCTCCCTTTTAGTCATATCCATTGATTTGTCCACAGCTTGGATTGCACCGGGGTTGCAGCGCTGTCTGGAGGTGCAGGGCATTGTGTCATGGACAAAGCTGGAAAAGATGTTCTTGGATTTGGAGAGCTGGAGGTAGAAGGGCAGCAGGTGGAAGCTTTCACAGTCTTTTAACTGACAGTAAATCAGTCTTACTACTGTACACAGCTGGgctttatttgttttcagttctgAGATGCCGTGAAAGTGTGTGCCAACACTTGTACATTGTACTCAAGCCCCCAGAGGAGGCTGAACTGATGAGTCAGTTTTTAAGGCAATCCTGCTTAAAAGGATTGCCTTAAAAAAAGTCACTGTGTGCAGGCAGGCTTTGGCTTGGGCAAAAGAGGGGTGTCAATGGAGGGGTGTTCCCTTGGGGTGAGTGCTGGTCTGCTGAGCTTTTGATGTGTGGAGTAATGCAAGGAGCCAGCTGTGTTTCAGTCCTGCAAGGTCCTCCCTGTGTctgcatcccagcccttccaggaATTGAAGCAAAAGCCCTGGGTTGGGGTGACAGAGCAGAGTATGCTGTTTGCACTGTTCAGGTGTGGGGAATGGTGGCATTGGGAACTTGGCACCACTGCTCCTTGTTACCTGTAAGGTTGGCATAGCCTGTGTCCATCATTCTTATGCACCAGAAACTGTTccaggagtggggctgggggagaacctggcagcaggaagagcagggggATCTTAAGAGCATTTTGTTCATTCTTGGTTCTCACAGACATTTAGATCCTGTGAATCTGTTTCAGTGACAGCCAGCTGGTGGCAGGGGGTGAGTTCTGGTCTCTTGCTTTGGGGTTAGGACAGCCAGTTCACCCTGTCTTCAGCCCTCAAGCAGCTGCGCTGTGTGAcgctgtggctgtgccagctgcaaaCAATTGGGCTCCTTGGTCAGAAACTGCCCTCACCTGAGAGCTGCTAACTGACCATGCTCTGCACTTTCTAATCCTGAAAACTTATCTGCAAAGCCAAGGTCTCAGCCAGTCGAGGACTGTGTGTCCTCCTTTGTCTAGAGAGACTGGACATGGGATAGGTCCTCCCTTCTAATCTAATCTTGGTAGTTTGGGAGCAATGAAGAGAATGAAGAGGACAGACCAGCTGTTCATTTGGAGCGGTCGAGGTTGGACGAGAATTTGTGAGGAGTTCAGTACAAACCTCTGCAGTTAAGCAGCCAGGAAATCAATAGGATGAAAACCCTCAGGTGTAACTTAGGGTTTTATTTGCCCAGCTATTACCGTGTCTCATTTATAGTTGTGTGTTTAATGTCTGCCCAGGCACCACTGCAGGAcctctgggatttttgtttgctgtgtttcatGCGGTGGCCTTCCCAGTAATAGAAGTAGATAAACTGACTGTGGTAAGGAGCAGTACCAGAGGTGGCCAGCGGGTGCCAGACCAGCTCCACGGCATCACAAGAACAGCCCGTGACTTGCCTTTGAGGATGGCGTAAGCGCATCGGTACTGGATGCACCCTGCTGTAAGGTGGGGTGGTTCACCTTCATGCCTCTTGTGCTCCTGCTTCCAAAGGGACTTAGTACCCCACCAGCACTGGGGGTGAGAAGTGTTTCTTGCCTCCCTTCCTAAGTATTTCAGTGTTCTGTCTGATTCCTGCAAGTTTCATAGGGGAATAAGAGCTGCCCGTGTGGGATGTGCACCTGTGTCTGTTAAATGCTGTGCAGTGTCAGAGTTACAGATGTTTTGCTTTCAGCCTCCCTCTGTGCTATGGAAAgtgatttatttgtttgaaaaaaaaaaacccaacaaagcaAACACGTTTTTGGGTTCATCCTCTAAAAGACTTTTGCTAATGGCTTCTCTGTGCCAAAACAAGTATCTCAATGCCCTTGGTTAAgtataaaaaaagtaaaacgTGCTGttggagaggaggaggatgacACGGAATGGGAGAAAATAAGGAAAGGTTTAGGATGCACAACTAGTTCTTAGAGAATTCCTGATTTCTGGCAGTGGGCACAGTGAGAGACTTGCTTCTGCTGCCATGGCCATCCAGccgtggggacagcagctgctggggcttcCCCCATTCTGCCAACAGCAGTCTGCCTCCAACGTGTGGACTGTATGGCCATGATTATGCCAGAACGTGGAAAACAGATCATTTGAATGTATTTTGATGTTGTCTGACACCACCTGATTAGAGCAGTTTGGTGGGCAGGACGCCCTGTGTGCAAGGGCCATGGCAGGGATCGGtggctggcacaggcactggCAGTGTTATTTTCCCAGGCAGGCTCCTGATCCAGCTGtgggggaaggcagcagcagctgtgtcagCCCAGCGACCAGCAGCACATGGCGGAGACCCTCATCTGCACAGAGCCCGTCACCCCCGTTGCTCCCCCACGGCAGTGAGGGATGATTCCGCCGCAGgtgaagggctgcagcagcctggagactCCTTCAGCCAGGACTTGCTGCaatctccttcctgcagctgtgcctggagcatgTTGGcctgcagtggtgctgcagggtcccaggaatgctgctgggctcagggggCAGAGTGTGTACAAAAGCTGCATTCCAAGCACTGATCGTGAGATGCTGCAGCCGCTGGCAAGTGCAGCAGCTCTTCTTCATTCCGTGCAGGTGAGAGGCCAGCCTTGGAGcctgtccctggggacagggaaatgcTCTGAGTGTAGGTTTGAATTCTTAGGGACAGTCAAAATGAGAATTGTTTTGAGGCGGGTATTGTAATGTTGGGTTTGGGTGTGTctgcaggaaagaaagcaggaatAAACCCCTTGCACAATGAAGAAGAACTTTGCACGGCCAGTTTACACCCTACAGATACACTGATTATATCGACCCACTGAACGCCGGGGGCATCTATGCAGAGTGCAAAGCCTCTTTTtgaagctgctgccagtgcccctggagctgtagggctgctgagctgtggggcagggagaggagcaggagggtgcATGTGCAGCTGAGCCATTGCTGgagagcacagggctctgggctccctgctgtcccagggcagcccagaggccaggctgtgcctgtggtaGCTCTGGGGAAGTGGCTCAGGGTTTTTGCCCTGGCCTGCCTCAAGTGTCTGCCAGCAGGAGCATGTTTCCCTGTGCACCTGTTTCCAAGAAATGTGTCCCATGAAATATGGAGCTCCAGATGCTTTAGGCTTGCTTCTCAGTCTCTGTTAAATGTTGTGTCTCCACTTTGCAGATCTGACTGGCTACAGTTCTACCAAGAGGTTTTCCCTGGTCGGTTCTGATGTTCTCTTACCCACAAAGTCATTGTCTCCAGTCCAGAAGAACTGTCTTTCCTCGAAGATCAGGAAGAAGCTGCCAACTGACTGAAGAGTGTTTGAAGAATAGGATTTATGTTTTAGGCTTCATAGTTACAACTGTACATATGTTATTTAGATgtagttatttatttatgtacatttataaatgtgttatttatttatgtacatATGATATTTAGATGTAGTTTTGAATAAATTTGTTCTGATTGTATCTTAAATTTTGATGACATCATTTtaattgtatatattttattgtgatgattaaaaaaaaaagaattaaataaaccAAAGGCGATGGTGAGACCATGACCTGCTAGCCTAGTGGTTAGGGGAGGGCAGCTCCCTCgatgtgccagtgtctcaccacaTCCTTTCATCACTGGgcctttcctctttctcttttgccATGTTTTCCTTGTgtcatttctgctgctctttcttaCTTGGCATTACAACAGGGCCACTCTGTTCACATGTTTGGGGGACAATGGATCCAAAGGATCCTGTCTAGGCAAAAGTCTTCTATCTAGATCTGATCTGTGCTCAACAAAGGCCTGAGCAAAGAAACAAAGTGAAGTGGGCCCAAATGGCAAAGCTTTGTTCCTTTGCAATCTCACACAGATCTGCCTCACAGGTGTCTTCAGTCACAATTTCATAGGTAAGAAGGAGCTGTGTATTTCCCTGGGAAATGATGCACTGCTTTGGAAAAGTCATCTGTATGTATATTTACCCAGGACagcagtccagctgtgttgttTGCAAGTTGTTTGCAGAAGGATGAGTGGACTGTGAGGCCAATAACAAGTGACAAGGATTCCTCAAATCTAAGCCACAGCCTGGGTGCCattcagcccagagctgagatATAATTTGTTCACATGGACCAGTGCTTGCCAGGGCAATGAATTCCTGCATAGCCGGAATAATCAATTCTGGATTCAGCTCCAGCTCTTGGTGGGCTGCATGTTCATTGACAATGCTCCCTATAGTCCTTGGTTACAATATAAAGATGTATTCTATTCCCATCTTCAAGAGCTGTGGAAACCAGGAGGGGCATTGTTCTTTTCCTTATCTCCTGTTAATGGGCCCATCAATGCCTTTCCCCATGACTCAGAGATAATTCCCTCTGGGAGCCATTTCTATCTCATGGACCCACCCCATGACTCA is a genomic window of Camarhynchus parvulus unplaced genomic scaffold, STF_HiC, whole genome shotgun sequence containing:
- the LOC115916865 gene encoding WD repeat-containing protein 43-like, giving the protein MVRWLKSVFTVHASYLSTLPDLIPQLGMLYQLMESRVKTLQKLSRLHGRLFILVTQVAASQTVQDVPEVNQTAKLVYEDESSEEEGSDDEMIADKDSDENWDEDEEKEEQSDEQDMTVEKEINGDSDLEPENESEEE